A segment of the Bacillus licheniformis DSM 13 = ATCC 14580 genome:
GTGAGGCAGATGAAAGCTGCTGAATCAGCTGGTCGAAATAAGCGATTTCCTCTTCTGCCAATTTGATCTGCTCCTTCACGACTTCTACCGAATTTTTCGCTTTTTGATATTTTGTAAAATAGCTTTGTGCATTTTCAGAAGGCGTTTTATTAGGATTGAGCGGAATCGTGATTTCTCCGCCGTTTTCATCATAGTAGTTGATGACCTTCGCCTCTTTGTCCCCTTTTTTCAGCTGGTACAGGTTCGCTGTCAACAGCTCTCCGTACAGCTGATAGTCTTGCGCGTGTTCGGACTGCTCAAGCGTTTTTTTCAGCTTTTTGATTTTATTTTCGTTCTTTTTCTTTTCGTTTGCCGCGAAACGCTCTAAATCGTGAGCCTGCTGTTTGACGCGGTCACGCTCCGCTTTTCCGAAATAGTAGCGGTCAAGAAGTTCGCTCAGCGTATGAAAGGGCCTGTTGTCTCCTTTTATATGGGTCAGCTCAAGAAGGTAAAAATATTCTTTTCCGTCTTCTGTGGTGACAAGCTGGGGCTGAAAACGCCGGCTTTTGATTTCGCTGAACATCTCCGTCAAGACGTTTGGCAGTGTCGCCCTGTTGGCTAGACCCGCGCGAAAGACGGCTTCCTTCGCAAACAGAGGCGAGACGCCGGAGAAGGTATCGACGATCTGCCTGTCAAGTTTGCCTTCCTGGAAATTCAGATGGCGGAGAATATCTTCAGTCTCCGCTTCAAGCGGAGACAATTTGTTCTGCGCGGGAGGGAGAATGTAATCGTATCCCGGGAGCACGGTGCGGTAGCTGTTCATCGCAGGTGACAGATGCTTCAAACTGTCGATGATGACGTCTTTTTCTCCGTCTGTTAACACGATGTTGCTGTGCCTGCCCATGATTTCGACCATCAGCTTTCTTGTCAGCGTGTCGCCGATTTCGTTCCGGCTCCTGATATGAAAGACCATCATTCTGTCCATGCCGATTTGCTCGACTTGGTCGATAAAGCCGCCTTCCAGATGTTTGCGGAGGAGCATGCAGAACATCGGAGGGGTGCTCGGGTTGTCGTAGGTTTCGTTTGTCAGGTGTACCCGCGCATAACTCGGATGGGCGGAGAGCAGCAATTTGCGGTTCTTCCCGTTTGCCCTGATATGAAACACTAGCTCGTGCTTAAACGGCTGGTGGATTTTTGCGATCCGTCCGCCTCGAATCGCCTCATTTAATTCCTCGATCATTCCGTATGTAAAAATGCCGTCAAAAGACATATGAAAAACTCCCTTTTCTCGTTAATCCTCTTCGTAAAACGTCCATTCAATAATTATAGCATGATTTGGGACGAGTCTGAATAAATTGACTTATAGAGATGGATACACCAAAAGCAACCTTTAGGGCAGGAGGAGTGGACGATTCAATGAAATGGCACGAGATGGGACAAACCGAATTGTTAAATATAACAAAAACGTCCATCGACAAAGGTCTAACAGAAAAAGAGGCCGGAAAGCGGCTGGAAAGACACGGAACAAACGAACTTCAGGAAGGGGAAAAAACATCGGCGGTCGCATTGTTTTTTTCTCAATTCAAAGATTTCATGGTTCTTGTTTTGCTTGCGGCCACGTTGATTTCGGGTTTCCTCGGCGAATACATTGACGCCATCGCGATCATCGCGATCATCTTTGTTAACGGCATTCTCGGATTCTTTCAGGAGAGGCGGGCGGAAAGGTCGCTCGAGGCTTTGAAAGAACTGTCAGCTCCTCAAGTGGCTGTGCTCCGGGAGGGGAATTGGGTGAAAATTCCTTCCAAAGAGCTTGTCCCGGGAGATGTTGTCCGTTTTGCAAGCGGAGACAGAATCGGCGCCGATCTCAGACTTGTCGAGACAAAGAGCCTTGAAATAGAAGAATCGGCCCTTACAGGTGAATCGCTCCCCGTGTCCAAACAGGCAGATGCTTTTCAGGCGTCAGATGTATCGCTGGGCGATCTGAAGAATATGGCTTTCATGGGAACGCTTGTCACAAGGGGGAGCGGAATCGGCGTCGTCATCGGTACGGGTATGAACTCTGCGATGGGGAAAATCGCCGATATGCTTGAATCTGCCGGGAATACGGCGACCCCGCTGCAAAGAAGGCTTGAAGAGCTCGGCAAAATTTTGATTGTCGCCGCTTTGTTCCTGACACTGCTTGTCGTTGCTGCCGGCGTCATTCAGGGGCATGATTTATACAGCATGTTTTTAGCGGGAGTTTCCCTTGCCGTCGCTGCCATACCTGAAGGGCTGCCTGCCATTGTCACGGTCGCTCTGTCTCTCGGCGTGCAGCGGATGATCAGGCAAAAGTCGATCGTCAGGAAGCTGCCCGCGGTTGAGACGCTCGGCTGCGCGTCCATTATTTGCTCCGATAAAACCGGGACGATGACGCAGAACAAAATGACGGTCACCCATGTCTGGTCAGGCGGGAAGATATGGAACGTGTCAGGGATCGGCTATGAGCCTGAAGGCTCTTTCAGCATGAACGGGCGCGATGTGCAAGCAAAGCATCATAAACCGCTCCAGCAGGTACTATTGTTCGGCGCATTATGCAATTCATCTTCGATTATCGAAAAAGACGGGGAGTTTCGTCTTGATGGCGATCCCACCGAAGGGGCTTTGCTGACGGCGGCTCGAAAAGCAGGCTTTACGGACAAATATGTTGATGAACATTTTAAAATCATCGAGGAGTTTCCGTTTGATTCAACGCGGAAAATGATGTCTGTCATTGTGGAAGACAAGAGCGGCAAGCGCTTTGTCATTACAAAGGGCGCGCCGGATGTATTGATGAAGCGTTCGTCGCATACGCTGACAGAAGAAAAGCGAGAAATCTTCACAAAGGAAAGGCTCGCTGAAACAAGCGCGGCGCTGGAAACTCTTGCGTCACAGGCGCTGAGAACGATTGCCGTCGCGTATAAACCGATCAAAGATACAGAAAATCCCCCGCTCGAAAAAGCGGAGTCAGGCTTAACTTTCATCGGGCTGTTAGGGATGATCGATCCGCCGCGGCCCGAAGTGAAAACAGCGATTAAAGAATGCCGGGAAGCGGGGATCAAAACGGTCATGATCACCGGGGACCATGTGATAACGGCGACGGCGATTGCAAAAGATCTCGGATTGCTGCCTCCGCGCGGAAAGGTCATGGACGGCCAGATGCTGAACGAACTCTCGCAGGAAGAATTGGCGGAAATTGTTGACGATGTTTACGTATTTGCAAGGGTGTCGCCCGAACATAAGCTGAAGATCGTGACCGCCTACCAGGAAAACGGCCACATCGTCGCCATGACGGGAGACGGAGTCAATGATGCCCCTGCGATTAAACAGGCGGATATCGGCATATCGATGGGGATTACGGGAACGGATGTCGCCAAGGAGGCGTCCTCACTCATCCTTGTCGATGATAATTTTGCAACGATTAAATCGGCCATCAAGGAAGGACGCAATATCTATGAAAATATTAGAAAGTTCATCAGATACTTGCTCGCATCCAATGTCGGCGAAATTTTGGTCATGCTGTTTGCAATGCTGCTCGCTCTGCCGCTGCCGCTTGTCCCGATACAGATTCTGTGGGTCAACCTTGTAACGGACGGCCTGCCTGCCATGGCGCTCGGCATGGATCAGCCTGAGGACGATGTGATGCAGAGAAAGCCGCGGAGTCCGAAAGAAGGCGTGTTTGCAAGGGGGCTCGGCTGGAAGGTCGTATCGCGCGGATTCTTAATCGGAATCGCGACACTCGGGGCGTTTATGTTCATTTATAACCGCAATCCAGAAGCGCTTGAGTATGCACAGACGGTTGCATTTGCAACGCTCGTCCTTGCGCAGCTGATCCACGTGTTCGACTGCCGAAGCGAGCGGTCCATCTTTGACCGCAATCCGTTTGAAAACATTTATTTGCTCGGTGCAGTGCTGTCTTCGATTCTTTTGATGCTTGTCGTTATTTATTATCCGCCGCTGCAGCCGATTTTTCATACGGTTCCGATTTTAATGGCAGACTGGCTCCTGATTGTCGGAATGTCGGCGATTCCAACTTTTTTACTGGCCGGGTCACTTTTGACAAGAAAAAAATAGGCTTGTATGATATAATCTTAAAGGTAATAGAGGTTTCTATTGCCTTTTCATCTTGCGTAAATTTAAATCAAAGAAAGTCTTTTTCACTTATACGGAATTGGGTGTGTTTTATGATACGGAGTATGACCGGTTTCGGCAGCGCGAGCAAAACGAAGGATGGGCTGACAGCAGCTGTTGAGCTGAAATCTGTCAACTATCGGTTTAAAGAAGTAAACGCCCGCATGCCAAGACCTTTGCTCTATTTAGAAGACAAAATAAAGCAAACGATTTTTAAACATATACAAAGGGGGCGGCTGGAGCTGTTTGTTTCCGTTGACGACGAGGCTCTGGTCACCCGGAAAATCCAGGTTGACTGGCCGCTGCTTGAAGAGTACCAGAAAGCCGCGCGCGAAATGAAAGACCGCTGCGGGCTTTCTGGAGACATCACGCTTCAAGACGCCTTTCAGTTTGAGCATGTCATCCAAGTTGAAGAAGAGCCAATCCAAAATGACAAGCTTGAAGAGGTTCTTCTGGAAGCGGTCGAGGCTGCCGTTCTAGAATTGTGCAGCATGCGCGAAGCGGAAGGGCTGAGGCTGAAGGACGACTGCCTTCAGCATATTGAAAGGCTTGAAAAGCTGACAGACGACATCGCAGAGCTTGCTCCCAAGGTCGTCGACCACTATCGGGAACGCCTTGAGGCGCGGCTTGAAGAATGGTCAACAGACGGTCTCGATGAAAGCCGCCTGCTGACGGAAGTCGCACTGTTTGCAGACCGTTCGGATATCACGGAAGAAGTGACGAGGCTGAAAAGCCATTTCCGCCAGTTCCGCGATATTTGCAAAGCGGGAGGAGCCGCGGGGAGAAAGCTCGATTTCCTCGTCCAGGAGCTCAACCGTGAAGCGAACACGATCGGTTCAAAAGCGAATGATCACCAGATCACAAAACATGTGGTCGAAATGAAAAGCTCTATTGAAAAAATAAAAGAACAAGTGCAAAATATAGAATAGCGATTGTGCGTATTGTTTACGGATGTTCTCTGCAGGTTAAACTAGAGACGTCCAAGTACAGGGGGAACGTATAGGATGACGATTAAACTGATCAATATCGGCTTTGGAAATATCATATCCGCGAATCGGCTGATCTCGATTGTGAGTCC
Coding sequences within it:
- a CDS encoding calcium-translocating P-type ATPase, SERCA-type, with the translated sequence MKWHEMGQTELLNITKTSIDKGLTEKEAGKRLERHGTNELQEGEKTSAVALFFSQFKDFMVLVLLAATLISGFLGEYIDAIAIIAIIFVNGILGFFQERRAERSLEALKELSAPQVAVLREGNWVKIPSKELVPGDVVRFASGDRIGADLRLVETKSLEIEESALTGESLPVSKQADAFQASDVSLGDLKNMAFMGTLVTRGSGIGVVIGTGMNSAMGKIADMLESAGNTATPLQRRLEELGKILIVAALFLTLLVVAAGVIQGHDLYSMFLAGVSLAVAAIPEGLPAIVTVALSLGVQRMIRQKSIVRKLPAVETLGCASIICSDKTGTMTQNKMTVTHVWSGGKIWNVSGIGYEPEGSFSMNGRDVQAKHHKPLQQVLLFGALCNSSSIIEKDGEFRLDGDPTEGALLTAARKAGFTDKYVDEHFKIIEEFPFDSTRKMMSVIVEDKSGKRFVITKGAPDVLMKRSSHTLTEEKREIFTKERLAETSAALETLASQALRTIAVAYKPIKDTENPPLEKAESGLTFIGLLGMIDPPRPEVKTAIKECREAGIKTVMITGDHVITATAIAKDLGLLPPRGKVMDGQMLNELSQEELAEIVDDVYVFARVSPEHKLKIVTAYQENGHIVAMTGDGVNDAPAIKQADIGISMGITGTDVAKEASSLILVDDNFATIKSAIKEGRNIYENIRKFIRYLLASNVGEILVMLFAMLLALPLPLVPIQILWVNLVTDGLPAMALGMDQPEDDVMQRKPRSPKEGVFARGLGWKVVSRGFLIGIATLGAFMFIYNRNPEALEYAQTVAFATLVLAQLIHVFDCRSERSIFDRNPFENIYLLGAVLSSILLMLVVIYYPPLQPIFHTVPILMADWLLIVGMSAIPTFLLAGSLLTRKK
- a CDS encoding Rqc2 family fibronectin-binding protein encodes the protein MSFDGIFTYGMIEELNEAIRGGRIAKIHQPFKHELVFHIRANGKNRKLLLSAHPSYARVHLTNETYDNPSTPPMFCMLLRKHLEGGFIDQVEQIGMDRMMVFHIRSRNEIGDTLTRKLMVEIMGRHSNIVLTDGEKDVIIDSLKHLSPAMNSYRTVLPGYDYILPPAQNKLSPLEAETEDILRHLNFQEGKLDRQIVDTFSGVSPLFAKEAVFRAGLANRATLPNVLTEMFSEIKSRRFQPQLVTTEDGKEYFYLLELTHIKGDNRPFHTLSELLDRYYFGKAERDRVKQQAHDLERFAANEKKKNENKIKKLKKTLEQSEHAQDYQLYGELLTANLYQLKKGDKEAKVINYYDENGGEITIPLNPNKTPSENAQSYFTKYQKAKNSVEVVKEQIKLAEEEIAYFDQLIQQLSSASPKDITEIREELAEGKYLRAKQQGGQKKQKKQAPTLEAYESSSGETILVGKNNKQNEYLTMKLAARDHIWLHTKDIPGSHVVIQSTDPDEQTILEAAQIAAYYSKAKNSASVPVDYTKIRHVKKPNGAKPGFVTYDSQQTVFVTPDEDLIIKLKK
- a CDS encoding YicC/YloC family endoribonuclease; amino-acid sequence: MIRSMTGFGSASKTKDGLTAAVELKSVNYRFKEVNARMPRPLLYLEDKIKQTIFKHIQRGRLELFVSVDDEALVTRKIQVDWPLLEEYQKAAREMKDRCGLSGDITLQDAFQFEHVIQVEEEPIQNDKLEEVLLEAVEAAVLELCSMREAEGLRLKDDCLQHIERLEKLTDDIAELAPKVVDHYRERLEARLEEWSTDGLDESRLLTEVALFADRSDITEEVTRLKSHFRQFRDICKAGGAAGRKLDFLVQELNREANTIGSKANDHQITKHVVEMKSSIEKIKEQVQNIE